One stretch of Bombina bombina isolate aBomBom1 chromosome 7, aBomBom1.pri, whole genome shotgun sequence DNA includes these proteins:
- the LOC128666837 gene encoding uncharacterized protein LOC128666837, with product MEANQVDRPSASAVIPQEQADAQQRESTANSLQRDNGAVPGPSTSGMEHQDGAVAIPGKPFAFTHDRHDQVDSSLSESECDSDTSLGLRGKGQKRMFAMVKKMWQVMQSGAVGSMAQAQLAIGSPETLQSTTIVGDKRPPINLIPERKVALHGDSFPSYTPSLHGHLKPRTIRKIQQGKYVNIFELSAEACRQREKSADGTGPKRFKRPETFEEWLICFRVFSSCYLEKYPSQCHAIIKYTDNIHWIQRKFAEGAWRDYDAEFRQKMAGNPVLTFDTTDSHLWQRLGPQGSPSSSTPSSITLLLHPL from the coding sequence ATGGAAGCAAACCAGGTTGATAGGCCTTCGGCTTCGGCTGTTATTCCACAGGAGCAGGCGGATGCACAGCAGCGTGAGAGCACGGCTAATTCCTTACAGCGAGACAACGGGGCGGTTCCTGGTCCTTCCACCTCCGGTATGGAGCATCAGGACGGCGCAGTGgccattcctggtaagccctttgcatttacacatgaccgacatgaccaggttgactcatccctttcagaatcagagtgtgacagtgacacttcacttgGGCTAAGGGGTAAGGGTCAAAAGCGCATGTTTGCtatggtaaagaaaatgtggcaggtaatgcagTCAGGCGCAGTTGGCAGCATGGCGCAGGCGCAGCTTGCGATAGGTTCCCCAGAAACTTTGCAGAGCACCACTATCGTGGGGGACAAGCGTCCGCCTATTAACTTAATTCCGGAAAGGAAAGTGGCCTTACACGGCGATTCCTTCCCATCTTACACTCCCTCATTGCATGGTCATTTGAAACCAAGGACAATTAgaaaaatacagcagggcaaatatgtgaatatatttgaattatctgctgaaGCTTGTAGGCAGCGAGAGAAGAGCGCGGACGGTACTGGACCTAAAAGGTTTAAGCGTCCTGAAACTTTTGAGGAGTGGCTAATTTGCTTTAGAGTTTTCTCCTCTTGCTACCTGGAGAAATACCCGAGCCAATGCCACGCTATCATTAAATACACTGATAATATCcattggattcagaggaagtttgctgagggggcttggagagattatgatgctgagtttaggcaaaagatggcgggTAATCCTGTGCTCACCTTTGATACAACTGACTCGCATCTTTGGCAACGCCTCGGCCCGCAGGGGTCACCCTCCTCCTCCACCCCCTCTAGCATCACCCTCCTCCTCCACCCCCTCTAG